In the genome of Candidatus Saccharibacteria bacterium, one region contains:
- a CDS encoding CDP-archaeol synthase has product MANGQILPWRCKVNEWWEAFWFFLPAGFANMSPILAARLPLLRHWGTPIDFGVKYKGERLLGANKTWRGLLFGVLVGVLVALFQYRFIASSAESVGFIVLVGAALGFGALVGDAVESYFKRRSQVPAGESWFPFDQTDYIVGGVLFASLFVSLGLADILRITLIYFGLHLMMSYVGYLTGVKKRPI; this is encoded by the coding sequence ATGGCCAATGGCCAAATCTTACCTTGGAGGTGCAAGGTGAATGAATGGTGGGAAGCGTTTTGGTTCTTTTTACCAGCCGGCTTTGCTAATATGAGTCCGATTTTGGCCGCACGACTGCCTCTTTTAAGACACTGGGGCACACCGATTGACTTCGGTGTTAAGTACAAAGGCGAACGATTACTGGGTGCCAACAAAACCTGGCGTGGCTTATTGTTTGGCGTGCTGGTTGGAGTTTTAGTAGCACTATTTCAATATCGTTTCATTGCCAGCAGTGCAGAATCAGTCGGTTTTATTGTTTTAGTTGGGGCGGCGCTAGGCTTTGGCGCACTGGTTGGCGATGCGGTTGAAAGTTATTTTAAGCGTCGCAGCCAGGTACCGGCCGGTGAAAGCTGGTTTCCATTTGACCAAACCGACTATATCGTCGGTGGCGTATTATTCGCTAGCTTGTTTGTCTCACTTGGTCTAGCTGACATTCTCCGTATCACACTCATATATTTCGGACTGCACCTAATGATGAGTTATGTCGGCTACCTAACGGGAGTCAAAAAGCGCCCTATCTAG
- a CDS encoding CDP-alcohol phosphatidyltransferase family protein: MAIIDNVLDIPRDLIRSLMRRVASWLHAVSGGRLSPNLVTYTGLIAHLPIAWLISQGYFGYAAFGLVFFGLFDTLDGELARLQNKASNAGMLLDATTDRMKETILYAGVAYVFVLSGQPYYAVWAVTAVGGSILVSYVKAKGETAVKDLKLTPNQINRLFSDGLMRFEVRMALLVVALLLNYLAAAIVIITLLTWVTALGRLFKISRKLTAHED, encoded by the coding sequence GTGGCCATAATTGATAATGTTTTAGACATACCTAGAGATCTTATTCGCTCTCTTATGCGAAGAGTGGCTAGCTGGCTTCATGCCGTTAGTGGCGGTAGGTTAAGTCCTAACCTAGTAACGTACACCGGGCTAATTGCCCACTTGCCAATCGCCTGGCTTATATCCCAAGGTTACTTTGGATATGCGGCTTTTGGTTTAGTTTTTTTTGGTCTGTTTGACACGCTCGATGGCGAACTGGCACGCCTGCAAAACAAAGCCAGCAATGCTGGTATGTTGCTAGATGCCACCACTGACCGCATGAAAGAAACCATCCTATACGCTGGTGTTGCCTACGTGTTTGTTTTGAGCGGACAGCCATACTACGCAGTTTGGGCTGTGACTGCTGTAGGCGGTAGTATATTGGTTAGCTACGTCAAAGCAAAAGGCGAAACCGCCGTAAAAGACCTGAAACTAACACCGAACCAAATTAACCGGTTATTTTCTGATGGACTTATGAGATTTGAGGTTCGTATGGCCTTACTGGTTGTTGCGCTACTTCTAAACTACCTGGCGGCAGCAATCGTTATTATCACGTTGCTGACTTGGGTAACAGCGTTGGGGAGACTTTTCAAAATTAGCCGAAAGCTGACCGCTCATGAAGATTGA
- a CDS encoding PHP-associated domain-containing protein, with amino-acid sequence MKIDLHTHSIASHDGGISAEQYKNSLHNGQLDYIAITDHNRIDFATRLNDELGEQIIVGEEIMTTAGEVIGLYLKKPVLAGLSLRQAVDEIKKQDGLVYIPHPFENARKGLQSEALEQILDDIDIFEVCNGRAFLQNRGQQAVVWARLNRVATAASSDAHGSRGLGKTATLIDEPPARDNLVQVLGRGTLLTDRPGIRSLLYPKYHRLRKKIGRTE; translated from the coding sequence ATGAAGATTGATCTCCACACTCATTCTATTGCTTCGCATGACGGCGGCATTTCCGCCGAACAGTATAAAAATTCTCTCCACAACGGACAGCTAGACTATATTGCCATTACTGACCATAATCGCATAGATTTTGCGACACGACTTAATGATGAACTCGGCGAACAAATCATCGTTGGCGAAGAAATCATGACTACGGCTGGTGAAGTTATTGGTTTATATCTAAAAAAGCCAGTGTTGGCTGGACTATCACTGCGTCAAGCGGTTGATGAAATCAAAAAGCAAGACGGGCTGGTTTATATACCCCACCCGTTTGAAAATGCCCGCAAAGGTCTTCAGTCTGAAGCTCTCGAACAAATCTTGGATGACATTGATATTTTTGAAGTTTGTAATGGACGAGCCTTTTTGCAAAATCGTGGCCAACAAGCGGTGGTTTGGGCACGACTCAATCGTGTAGCTACAGCTGCCAGTAGTGACGCTCATGGGTCACGTGGTCTGGGCAAGACTGCCACACTCATAGATGAACCACCTGCCCGAGATAACTTAGTCCAAGTTCTCGGCAGAGGAACGCTACTGACTGACCGACCAGGAATCCGAAGTCTCCTCTATCCGAAGTATCATCGTTTACGTAAAAAAATAGGACGAACGGAATGA
- a CDS encoding PIG-L family deacetylase, protein MSDIRQRVANLGTIVGVWAHPDDESFTSAGLMSIATANEQSVACITATRGEAGVQDEIKWPADKLHAVRESEMNAAMKVIGVKHHHWLGYKDGACQDVPHHEAISKIGELLKIYQPDSIITFPPSGGTGHMDHVSVSRWALQAAEQYCPSATVYFTVDLKEQYERYFKELDEQFDIYFNLEEPNLVKAKDCDMFLQLPENIARTKCEALRVMPSQTEGMFKQVGAKRLCEALSKEGYVRADRADITWSRPRSEH, encoded by the coding sequence ATGTCAGATATTAGACAACGCGTTGCAAATCTCGGCACAATTGTTGGTGTGTGGGCGCATCCTGATGATGAATCTTTCACATCTGCCGGGTTAATGTCTATTGCAACAGCCAATGAGCAATCAGTCGCCTGTATAACTGCAACGCGAGGCGAGGCTGGCGTGCAGGATGAGATTAAATGGCCAGCCGACAAACTTCACGCTGTACGTGAATCTGAGATGAACGCAGCGATGAAGGTAATCGGTGTTAAGCATCACCACTGGCTAGGATATAAAGACGGTGCCTGTCAAGACGTGCCGCACCATGAAGCAATCAGTAAGATCGGTGAGCTATTAAAAATTTATCAGCCGGATAGTATTATTACTTTTCCGCCAAGCGGCGGCACAGGGCATATGGATCACGTGAGTGTTTCGCGCTGGGCGCTCCAAGCTGCTGAGCAGTATTGCCCGTCAGCAACAGTATATTTTACGGTAGATCTCAAAGAACAATACGAACGTTATTTTAAAGAGTTGGATGAGCAATTTGACATCTACTTCAACTTAGAAGAGCCTAATCTTGTTAAGGCAAAAGATTGCGACATGTTCTTACAGTTGCCCGAGAATATCGCGCGGACTAAGTGTGAGGCTCTTAGGGTAATGCCCTCGCAAACCGAGGGTATGTTTAAACAGGTTGGCGCCAAACGGCTATGCGAAGCGTTGTCAAAAGAAGGTTACGTGCGAGCGGACAGAGCTGATATCACTTGGAGCAGACCTCGGTCAGAACACTAG